A stretch of DNA from Maridesulfovibrio sp.:
GCCGAACCAGAGGATAAACGTTGATGAATAAAAAGCGCAGGAAAATTCCCGTAGCCTTCTTCCGCATTCTTGAATACGAATCCACTATAATGGATACAGCCGTATCTCTGATAATGGACGAGTGCGGTTTCAAGGTCCCTGCCGGAACAAAGGTTCTGGTTAAGCCGAATCTTGTTTCGTCAAAGAACCCTCTGGCCTGCACTCATCCGAATGTCACCGTGTCTCTTTGCCGTTACCTCAAGGACTGCGGGGCGCTGATTACGGTTGCTGATTCTCCGGGATACGGTTCTGCAGCGCAGGTTTCAAAGGCAATCGGTATGACATCTGGTCTTGAGCGTATGGGGATAAAGCCCAGAGGGCTCGGCCGTCCGGTGCCCCTGAAGCTTTCTTTCGGTGAGACAATAGGCATTTCCCGCGATGCCCTTGAAACCGATATGATTATAAATGTGCCCAAGTTCAAGGCCCATGAGCAGTTTCTGCTGACCGGGGCAGTCAAGAATCTTTTCGGCACCGTGGTAGGGTTCCGCAAGGCTTATGCCCATACCCGTTTCGGAGAACATCCGGGCTGGATGGAAAAGATGGTCATTGAGGTGAACAGGGCAATGCCGGTGGCCTTCAATTTAATGGATGCCGTGTACCCCATGCATGTGACCGGGCCTGTTAGCGGCAAACCCTACACCATGAATCTTCTGGCCGGTGCTCCGAATCAGTATGGTCTGGATACTGCTCTTTACATGCTTCTCGGGGTAAGTCCCAAGCGGGTGCTGCTCTGGAAGGAATGCGCCCGGCAGAAAATTTTTGGTTACCATCCGGATCATTTAAAATATGTACTTGAGCCGCCGGATAATTTCGACACCAAGGATTTCGTGCTTCCGGAAAAACTGAGTCCCATGGAATTCGAGTCGGTCCGGTTTGTCAGGGGCAGAATAAAAAGCCTGCTCAGCAGATTCAATTTAAACAAAGGCTGATTAACGCCATAGTTTGATATGGTTATTGCTTCAGTTCCGCAAAAGCTTGATCACAGTAGTAACTTTCAAAGTAATAAATTTAAATTATTAGGGATTCCAAAGGGGATTATCTCCTTTGGCTGCCAGAGGCGAAATCCATTTATCAAAAGCGCGAAGCGCATCAGATGTAATAATGAATTCCAGCAGAAAATTTCGCAGACTTCTGATTGTCACCGGGCAGGTTCAGGGCGTCGGATTCCGGCCATTCGTGTACAGAACCGCAATAGAACACGGGTTGTCCGGCACTGTGCTTAACAGCCCCGAGGGTGTGCGCATTGAGATTCAGGGAACGCAGACTGATCTGGACGGATTTGAAATAAGCTTTCATCGCGATCTGCCAAGGCTCGCGCATATCGTTTCCCTTGAAAAGGAAGATATGAGTGAGGTTGAGGGGGAGGAGCAGTTCTGCATTCTGGCTTCGAAGACCGGGGAAGGGCATTGCGTGCTGATAAGCCCGGATGTGGCAACCTGCCCGGACTGTTTCAGCGACATGAATGACCCCGGCAACCGCCGGTATGAATATCCGTTTACCAATTGCACCAACTGCGGTCCCCGCTACACCATAACCAGATCCATTCCCTACGACCGCCCGGTAACCTCCATGGCCTGTTTTCCCCTCTGCTCCGAATGCCGGGATGAATACGAAAATCCGCTCGACCGCCGTTTTCATGCCCAGCCCAATGCCTGCCCGGAATGCGGCCCTGAAATATGGCTTACCGATAACAAGGGCAACAGGGCGGCAGGGCCGGATACAGCACTCAGAGAACTGGCCGGACTGCTGGCGGAAGGCAATGTCGTTGCGGTTAAAGGGCTTGGTGGTTTTCATCTGGTCTGTGACGCCACAGATTCAAGCGCGGTGCGGACCCTGCGTGAACGCAAGAACAGGCCGGATAAACCTTTGGCCGTCATGGTCAAAGATGTCTGTGCAGCCGAAAGGATAGCACGTCTGAGCGGCAACGATATTGAACTGCTCGAAGGGCTGCAGAGGCCGATAGTGCTGGCCCCGAAACTGCTGGACTGTCCGCTTGCCCCGGAAACAGCTCCCGATACGGATTTTATCGGGCTGATGGTTCCGTATACGCCGTTGCACCATGTCCTGCTGAAATATTTTTCCGAATTGTGCCCTGACCGTGTGTCCGCTCTGGTAATGACTTCCGGGAACATGAGTTCGGCGCCCATCTGTATCGGCAACCGGGAAGCACTGAGAAGGCTGCCGGATATTGCCGATTTTTTTCTTTTCCACAACCGGGACATCCTTATAAGGGTGGATGATTCAGTGGCCCGTTCGGTGCCGGAATTCAGCGGGGACGAGCAGTTCCGCACTGTGTTCATGCGCCGGGCACGCGGTTACACCCCTTCTCCCGTTTTTCTGGCAGAAAAAGGGCCCTGCGTGCTTGGAACCGGACCGGAACTGAAGAATACCCTTTGCCTCACCAAGGGAGATCAGGCCTTCACCAGTCAGCATATCGGGGATATGCAGAATCTGGAAACAGCAGAGTTCTGGAAGGAAATCCGGCTGCATCTCCAGTCCATCCTCAAGGTGGAACCGGAACTGATCGTGCGCGACCTGCATCCTGATTATCTGACCACCTCACTGGCGGAGGAAATTTCCCTTTCTGAATCGTTGAAGGTGGTTGCCCTGCAGCATCACTACGCCCATATTTATTCGGTTCTGGCCGAAAACAGACATAGCGGTCCCGCATTGGGGTTAGCTCTGGACGGCACCGGTCTGGGAGAGGACCGCACGATATGGGGCGGGGAATGCCTCTATGTGGACCCCGTAAAACTGGAACACCGGCGGCTGGCCCGTTTTTCACTTCTGCGTCTTCCCGGCGGCGAAGCTTCCGTGTACGAGCCCTGGCGCATAGCCTATGCCGCGGCCTGTGATTTCGGCCTTGACCGGACACAGGTGCCGGTTCCCGAGTCTTTCAGGCCGGGGCTTAAGATGCTGGATCAGATCCTTGAAAGGAACATCAACTGCCCGCAGACCAGCAGTTGCGGACGTCTTTTCGATGCTGTTTCCGCTCTTCTGGGCCTGTGCCAGGCTATTACGTATGAAGGGCAGGCTGCCATTCTGCTGGAAAAAGTTCAGGACATGAGTGAGATAGGGGCGTATTGCTGCCCGGTGAGAGACACTGCTGAGCCTTTCGAGATAGACACGGCGGCCCTGTTTCGGCAGGTTTATGAAGATAAGGTGAAAGGTGTTTGTCCGGGTGTCATCAGCCGCAGGTTTCACCGGGGGCTGATAAACGGGCTTGCTGATTGCGCCTGCCTTGCTGCCGGGAGGACCGGCGTAAAAAGTGTCGGCCTGAGCGGCGGAGTCATGCAGAATCTGACCATCGCCATCGAACTTCCGCAGGTTCTGGTTGAAAGGGGGCTGAAACCGCTGGTCCACCGTGTCCTTCCGCCCAACGACGGCTGCATATCATTGGGACAGGCCGTTTACGGACAGTTTCTGCTGAAGAATTAAGCGGGGTTCCGGTAGGTCCGGATTTTTTTGCCGGTTATTTTTTTATCCATCCTTTTCCATTCATGCAGCGCTCAAACGCTTTGGCTTCGTCCGACAGTTCCCGCTGCTGCTTGTCGTAGGTCTTGAGGAACTGCCAGTCGTTGCGCGGTTCGGACGCCGCTTCCTTCTTTGAGCGTTCGCGGCAGGCGGTGCGGTCTTTCTTGAACTGTTCGCCACGATCCACATCAACAGGCAGACTGGGATTGTAGTATGACGTGCATCCAGCAAAAATGAGCAGAAATAAAAGAATTATGGTGCGCATTGTTTTTTTCCTTATCAGGCTTTGACCAGGAATCCGCCGTTTCTCAGATTCTTCTTGTTATAGGTAAATTCCGATCCGTCCATTGCGGTCATGGAACCGCCTGCAGCTTCGACTATGGCCTGTCCGGCCGCAGTGTCCCACTCCATGGTCGGGTTGAATCTCGGATACATATGGGCTTTGCCTTCCGCAACCATGCAGAATTTTATCGCGCTGCCTGCAGGGACCATTTTTTCAACGTTCATTTCGGCCAGATACGCGCCCAGATCCGGTGACGGATGCGAACGGCTGCCCACAACAATCAATCCACAACCCTGTTCCGGTCGGCTGGTTTTTATTCTCGCGGGGACCTCGCTCTTGCGACTTACAAAGGCACCGTCTTCCTCGCTTCCTGCGTACAATGTGTCCTGAACAGGGGCATATACAATGCCGAGAACCGGACGGTTTTTTTGCATCAGCGCTATGCAGACGCAGAATTCGCCGTTATCCTTGATGAATTCCTTGGTCCCGTCCAGCGGGTCCACAAGGAAGAATTCTGTCCACGCGCTTCTTTCCTCATAAGGAATCTTTGATCCCTCTTCGGAAAGGATGGGGATGTCCGGATACATCTCGGCCAGACGGTGCGTGATTATTTTATTGGAAGCCAGATCCGCCTCGGTGACAGGAGATTCATCATCTTTCCTGTTGATTTCGTAGCCTCTGTTTTTTACGCGCATTATTTCAGCCCCGGCCTCGCGGGCGATATGCGAAAGGTTTTCAAGCATTGCTTTCATGAGGACGCATTTAACAGACCTTTGTAAATCTGTCACCAAAGGCAGATGGAAAAATCGTATATTTTGACTTGGAATGAACCGGAGTTTACAAACAGGTGATGAAAATCAGAATTGCATGTTTCGGTTATCTCCTCCCGCCCGGATCAGTCGGAGAGTTCATTGATCTGCCTGCAGGAGCACGTGTCGGAGATATTCCGGCACAACTGGGCATAGCTGGGGATGAGGTCGCCATGTTTTTTATAGGGGACCAGAGGGTTGCTTCGGATCATTTACTGACAGACGGAGACTTTGTTAAACTTTTTCCACCCATTACAGGGGGGTGATTTGTGAGGGTCGAAGACCGCGTTTCAGAGATGATGTCCGGCGGGTTTGTTGAAAAGGAGTATGGAAAGAAAATCATAAAAATTGCTCCCCATGAACTATGCCGTGATATTTCCCGCAAGCTTGGCATGGACCGCCGTTTTGTTGAGCAGATAGCTTTTGACAAGGGGGCTGTGCCGGAAAGGTACGCCAGGAACATGACCACCTTCAGCCCCGAAGAACAGAAAATACTTTTTGAATCGGAAGTTGCCATAGTCGGGCTCGGCGGGCTTGGCGGGCATCTGCTGGAATCTCTGGTGCGGGCCGGAGTGGGACGCATTATGGGGTGTGACGGGGATTTTTTTGAACCGTCCAATCTGAACAGACAGCGTCTTGCATCGGAAAATACACTGGGCATAAAAAAAGGCGAAGCTGCTTTCGATATGGTCAGGGAAATTAATCCGTCGGTGTTTTTTGATGTCCGCTCGGAATTTATTGAGGGTGAGGATTTCGATTCATTTATTTCGGGTTCACAGGTTGTAGTGGATTGTCTGGGCGGACTTGCTCATCGTACAGAGCTCAAGGAGGCGTGCTCAAGAAACGGTATTCCGATGGTGACCGCTTCTGTCGCCGGCTGGGCAGGCATCGTGTCCACTGTTCTTCCCGGGGGAATTTCTCCTGCCGACTTTTTCGGGAATGCGGATGGGCTTGAAGAGGTTTCCGGAACCCAGGCTCCGGCAATATTCACGGCAGTTGGGATTCAAAGCGGAGAAGTATTGAAGATTCTGCTGGGCAGGGAATCGGGGCTGTCCGGAAAGGCTTTGATGTTTGATCTGGCCGGGTTTTATTTTGAACTTGTTTCATTTTGAGCAGTCCATGCTGCTTAGGGGCTGTTTTCAGGTATACTTCTAAGTTGAGATAATCTTATTGCAGATAAGGTCGGAGATGGTTGCTATCATCTTCGATCTTTTTTTTGTGTGTATCTCTTTGGTACATTGGATCGATGCAGAATTTAAATTCAAAACTGAATAAGTTAAAGATGAAATTGATTTTATGGTCATAACAGCAATTGTTTGTAAGTTGTTTTCAGCGTATTGATTGTTTGTTGTGTGCTTATATTGTTTTAATAGTTGTTTTTTGTTCTATACAATAATGATTTTGAATAGAAAGATTTCTGACTTTATGTGTTATTTTGTTTTTTTGCCTTGTAAAAATTATTATTTTACTAAAAGTAAATGTTTTAAGATAAAACTTTTAAAAATATTTTAATGTTTGAAAGTTCGCAAATAGGCGAAACTGTTGGCAAATTATCATAATTTACTAGACAAACTCCGTGCTAGTGTATAATTTTTGGTTTATGCGAATAGCTTATCTTGTTTTAAAATCGGAGACACGTATGAAAAGAGACCTTGAATCAATAGTTGCAGAGCTTAACAGTGTTTCTGCTGCTTTGAAATTTATCGAAAAATCTATTGAGTGCCATGAGTCGGAAGGTAGAGAAATTGATGCATGCGGTGTTTCCTATCTGGTAAGACTTGTCCGTTTGCGTTCCAGGCGGATGGCGGAGTCCTGCTGGAATCTTTGCGGAGAAGATAATCGGATGACTGGAAATGCGCTAAAATGATAATGAGCGTGCTGATTATACTGTAGAATTCCTGGAGACTGTGTTATGTAGACATGTGGTTTTAATAGAATGTGTTTCGTTGCGGGTTGCTCCCCGCGTTGAACGGAGGTCGAGCTGTGAGTATTGAGAAACAGGACAAAAACGAGTCTTGCGGGACACCCAGAATACTGGTTGTTGATGATTCGGCAACCATGAGAAACTTCCTTACCAGAGTTCTGGAAGACGACTACAGCGTTGTTACAGCCTCTGACGGAGTGGAGTGTTTTGTCCGGTATGAGGAAACAAGACCGTGTGTAATTCTGCTTGATCTCATCATGCCGAGAATGGACGGCTTTTCTGTTATCGATAAAATCCGCAATGAAATAGGGGATCAGGAAGTTATCATAATTGTTCTTACCGGGCAGGACGAGCAGGAGATAAAAGCCAGGGCTCTTAACAGCGGGGCCAACGATTATCTGACCAAACCTTTTCATGTTGTGGAGCTCAAGGCCAGGGTGGGGGTCG
This window harbors:
- a CDS encoding DUF362 domain-containing protein; the encoded protein is MNKKRRKIPVAFFRILEYESTIMDTAVSLIMDECGFKVPAGTKVLVKPNLVSSKNPLACTHPNVTVSLCRYLKDCGALITVADSPGYGSAAQVSKAIGMTSGLERMGIKPRGLGRPVPLKLSFGETIGISRDALETDMIINVPKFKAHEQFLLTGAVKNLFGTVVGFRKAYAHTRFGEHPGWMEKMVIEVNRAMPVAFNLMDAVYPMHVTGPVSGKPYTMNLLAGAPNQYGLDTALYMLLGVSPKRVLLWKECARQKIFGYHPDHLKYVLEPPDNFDTKDFVLPEKLSPMEFESVRFVRGRIKSLLSRFNLNKG
- the hypF gene encoding carbamoyltransferase HypF; this encodes MNSSRKFRRLLIVTGQVQGVGFRPFVYRTAIEHGLSGTVLNSPEGVRIEIQGTQTDLDGFEISFHRDLPRLAHIVSLEKEDMSEVEGEEQFCILASKTGEGHCVLISPDVATCPDCFSDMNDPGNRRYEYPFTNCTNCGPRYTITRSIPYDRPVTSMACFPLCSECRDEYENPLDRRFHAQPNACPECGPEIWLTDNKGNRAAGPDTALRELAGLLAEGNVVAVKGLGGFHLVCDATDSSAVRTLRERKNRPDKPLAVMVKDVCAAERIARLSGNDIELLEGLQRPIVLAPKLLDCPLAPETAPDTDFIGLMVPYTPLHHVLLKYFSELCPDRVSALVMTSGNMSSAPICIGNREALRRLPDIADFFLFHNRDILIRVDDSVARSVPEFSGDEQFRTVFMRRARGYTPSPVFLAEKGPCVLGTGPELKNTLCLTKGDQAFTSQHIGDMQNLETAEFWKEIRLHLQSILKVEPELIVRDLHPDYLTTSLAEEISLSESLKVVALQHHYAHIYSVLAENRHSGPALGLALDGTGLGEDRTIWGGECLYVDPVKLEHRRLARFSLLRLPGGEASVYEPWRIAYAAACDFGLDRTQVPVPESFRPGLKMLDQILERNINCPQTSSCGRLFDAVSALLGLCQAITYEGQAAILLEKVQDMSEIGAYCCPVRDTAEPFEIDTAALFRQVYEDKVKGVCPGVISRRFHRGLINGLADCACLAAGRTGVKSVGLSGGVMQNLTIAIELPQVLVERGLKPLVHRVLPPNDGCISLGQAVYGQFLLKN
- the cysQ gene encoding 3'(2'),5'-bisphosphate nucleotidase CysQ, with the protein product MKAMLENLSHIAREAGAEIMRVKNRGYEINRKDDESPVTEADLASNKIITHRLAEMYPDIPILSEEGSKIPYEERSAWTEFFLVDPLDGTKEFIKDNGEFCVCIALMQKNRPVLGIVYAPVQDTLYAGSEEDGAFVSRKSEVPARIKTSRPEQGCGLIVVGSRSHPSPDLGAYLAEMNVEKMVPAGSAIKFCMVAEGKAHMYPRFNPTMEWDTAAGQAIVEAAGGSMTAMDGSEFTYNKKNLRNGGFLVKA
- a CDS encoding MoaD/ThiS family protein encodes the protein MKIRIACFGYLLPPGSVGEFIDLPAGARVGDIPAQLGIAGDEVAMFFIGDQRVASDHLLTDGDFVKLFPPITGG
- a CDS encoding ThiF family adenylyltransferase, which gives rise to MRVEDRVSEMMSGGFVEKEYGKKIIKIAPHELCRDISRKLGMDRRFVEQIAFDKGAVPERYARNMTTFSPEEQKILFESEVAIVGLGGLGGHLLESLVRAGVGRIMGCDGDFFEPSNLNRQRLASENTLGIKKGEAAFDMVREINPSVFFDVRSEFIEGEDFDSFISGSQVVVDCLGGLAHRTELKEACSRNGIPMVTASVAGWAGIVSTVLPGGISPADFFGNADGLEEVSGTQAPAIFTAVGIQSGEVLKILLGRESGLSGKALMFDLAGFYFELVSF